The following coding sequences lie in one Plasmodium berghei ANKA genome assembly, chromosome: 7 genomic window:
- a CDS encoding protein transport protein SEC23, putative yields the protein MDIHLQENQTGIRFSWNLWPPTKNEASKIEIPLGCLYTVLKGSDENNVKLVEYEPLKCKTSNCILNPYCNIDFRNKTWTCPFSNIKNSFPPHYAQHISEKNLPADVMYSNIEYIQPSNVGDIPPPTFLFVIDTCLLEEELEQLKDSIQQCISLMPNDAYIGIITFGYLCYVHEIGFTDCLKSYVFKGTKDISAQELQKQLNLGSRNDPRSSTTSASARRFLQPVTECEYNINMLLDDISKDSWPTPPDQRAKRCTGTALSVAISLLECCCNQLSGRIMMFIGGADTTSPGKIVDTPLSESLRHHLDLQKDNNNARHVKKALKYYVSLANRAVMSGHAIDIFACSLDQIGLYEMKVCCEKTNGFMVMADSFSMNVFKDSFKKIFETDSTGYIKHGYNAKLTIICSKEFKICGAIGGCSSNKKSAPYVSDTCVGEGGTCEWTICALDKNSTIAFYFDIVNQNVSSLPHDRQAYLQFQTLYQHPSGRRRLRVTTISYRFAESSIAEISQGFDQETAAVLMARFAVFKAETDEPIDVLRWLDRKLIRLVSTFADYQKDDINSFHLSSEFSIYPQFMYHLRRSHFLQTFNASPDETAYYRSILLKENVMNSLIMIQPALLQYSFDSQTPIPVLLDAQSLKSNVILLLDSYFHIVVWYGEMIYQWREQGFHEKPEYAHFKELLNAPHEDAKSILEDRFPIPKFVLCNSGGSQSRFLLAKVNPSTTHNTLSGSTFGTSTNESYIINTDDVSLKIFMDHLIKLAVQT from the exons AGATTTAGTTGGAATCTTTGGCCGCctacaaaaaatgaagcaAGCAAAATTGAAATACCATTAGGGTGCTTATATACAGTTTTAAAAGGTtctgatgaaaataatgtaaagTTGGTGGAATATGAACCATTAAAATGTAAAACAAGTAATTGTATTTTAAATCCTTATTGTAATATTGATTttagaaataaaacatgGACATGCCCGTTTtccaatataaaaaattcattcCCTCCTCATTATGCTCAACATATATCTGAAAAG AATTTGCCAGCAGATGTGATGTATTCTAACATAGAATATATTCAGCCATCAAATGTGGGGGATATCCCTCCTCCAACATTTTTGTTTGTAATAGATACATGTTTATTAGAAGAAGAGTTAGAACAATTAAAAGATTCGATACAACAATGTATAAGTTTAATGCCAAATGATGCATATATAGGAATAATAACATTTGGATACTTATGCTATGTACATGAAATAGGTTTTACTGATTGTTTAAAATCTTATGTATTTAAAGGAACAAAAGATATAAGTGCACAAGAATTAcaaaaacaattaaattTAGGAAGTCGGAATGATCCAAGAAGTTCAACCACATCTGCATCAGCTAGAAGGTTTTTACAACCCGTAACTGAAtgtgaatataatataaatatgttgtTAGATGATATTTCAAAAGATAGTTGGCCAACACCTCCAGATCAAAGAGCTAAAAGATGTACTGGAACAGCATTAAGTGTAGCTATTAGTTTGTTAGAATGTTGTTGTAATCAATTAAGTGGTCGAATTATGATGTTTATTGGCGGTGCAGATACAACATCACCTGGTAAAATAGTTGATACTCCTCTTAGTGAATCATTAAGACATCATTTAGATTTAcaaaaagataataataatgctagacatgtaaaaaaagcactaaaatattatgtatcATTAGCAAATAGAGCAGTTATGTCAGGGCATGCTATAGATATATTTGCATGCTCTTTAGACCAAATAGGTTTATATGAAATGAAAGTATGTTgtgaaaaaacaaatggaTTTATGGTTATGGCCGATTCTTTTTCTATGAATGTATTTAAAgattcttttaaaaaaatttttgaaaCAGATTCAACAggttatataaaacatgGATATAATGCAAAATTAACTATTATATGTTCAAaagaatttaaaatatgtggTGCTATTGGGGGATGTTctagtaataaaaaatctgCACCATATGTTTCAGATACATGCGTAGGGGAAGGTGGTACATGTGAATGGACAATATGTGCTTTAGATAAAAATTCGACAAttgcattttattttgatatagTTAATCAGAACGTATCTTCATTACCACACGATAGACAAGCATATTTACAATTTCAAACTCTTTATCAACATCCTAGTGGTAGACGACGATTAAGAGTTACTACTATTTCTTATAGATTTGCAGAATCAAGTATTGCCGAAATATCTCAAGGGTTTGATCAAGAAACTGCAGCTGTTTTAATGGCTAGATTTGCTGTTTTCAAAGCTGAAACTGATGAACCCATAGATGTTTTGAGATGGCTAGATCGAAAATTAATTAGACTAGTTAGTACTTTTGCAGATTATCAAAAAGATGATATAAATTCTTTTCATTTATCATCTgaattttctatatatccACAATTTATGTATCATTTAAGAAGATCCCATTTTTTACAAACTTTTAATGCAAGCCCAGATGAAACAGCATATTATCGTTCGATTTTGTTAAAAGAGAATGTCATGAATTCATTAATTATGATACAACCAGCTTTGCTACAATATTCATTTGATTCGCAAACACCAATACCTGTCCTATTAGATGCACAATCATTAAAATCaaatgttattttattattagatTCATATTTTCACATTGTTGTTTGGTATGGTGAAATGATATATCAATGGAGAGAACAAGGATTTCATGAAAAACCAGAATATGCCCATTTTAAAGAACTTTTAAACGCTCCTCATGAGGATGCTAAATCTATATTAGAGGATAGATTCCCAATTCctaaatttgttttatgtAATAGTGGAGGAAGTCAAAGTCGATTTTTATTAGCTAAGGTTAATCCATCTACTACTCATAATACACTTAGTGGAAGTACGTTTGGAACATCAACAAATgaatcatatataattaatactGATGATGTTtctttgaaaatatttatggaTCATTTGATCAAGTTGGCAGTTCAGACATAA